In the genome of Trueperaceae bacterium, one region contains:
- a CDS encoding NADH-quinone oxidoreductase subunit N, which yields MTFPGQIDIHWSVLAPAIALLVTAAVTLFIALFSRDSRGAAGAALIGVITAGVFTLAQLLSGEANAASFGLRYLGDVPALTLTLVILLGTVAAVLVSWDQLQRGGMEHPEYYPLMLLSALGAVVMASAGDLITLILGLEIMSLPVYALSAWRTRDRQSEEAGMKYFLLGAFGSAILIYGAALVYGAAGSFVYGDVAAALSSGNLTLLATLGGALVLAGLGFKAALAPFHQWAPDVYTGAPTPVVTFMTVVIKIGAFAALLRLATVVFPALQPWLLTALAVMVALTLVVGNFSALMQRGVKRMLAYSSVAHAGYLGLALLATDHGGVAAAAFYLTAYAFMNAGAFAVLSLISDANDHGDDLERFAGLAKRRPWLAAVMTLFMLSLGGIPPLVGFAGKVLVFQAVIDAGYVWLAVLGIATSIVALVYYFRVVAYMYFRESAYEPPAFRSGATQVAIALALAGTLLLGVFPGWWHTLLSAGPRLLAGL from the coding sequence GTGACCTTCCCCGGTCAGATCGACATCCACTGGAGCGTGCTGGCGCCCGCCATCGCCCTGTTGGTGACGGCAGCCGTCACCCTGTTCATCGCGCTGTTCAGCCGCGACTCGCGGGGCGCCGCCGGGGCGGCGCTCATCGGCGTGATCACGGCCGGCGTCTTCACGCTGGCGCAGCTCCTGTCGGGTGAGGCGAACGCGGCGAGCTTCGGTCTGCGCTACCTGGGCGACGTGCCCGCCCTGACCCTCACGCTGGTGATCCTCCTCGGGACGGTCGCCGCCGTGCTCGTCAGCTGGGACCAGCTGCAGCGGGGCGGCATGGAGCACCCGGAGTACTACCCGCTCATGCTGCTGTCTGCGTTGGGCGCCGTCGTGATGGCCTCGGCGGGCGACCTCATCACCCTGATCCTCGGGCTCGAGATCATGTCGCTTCCCGTCTACGCCCTGTCGGCGTGGCGGACCCGCGACCGCCAGTCCGAGGAGGCGGGCATGAAGTACTTCCTGCTCGGCGCGTTCGGCTCGGCCATCCTCATCTACGGCGCGGCGCTCGTCTACGGCGCGGCCGGTTCCTTCGTCTACGGCGACGTGGCCGCGGCCCTGTCCTCCGGGAACCTCACCCTGCTCGCGACCCTCGGCGGCGCGCTGGTACTGGCGGGTCTCGGCTTCAAGGCCGCCCTCGCCCCCTTCCACCAGTGGGCGCCCGACGTCTACACGGGCGCGCCTACGCCGGTCGTCACGTTCATGACGGTGGTCATCAAGATCGGGGCGTTCGCGGCGCTCCTGCGGCTGGCGACGGTCGTGTTCCCGGCGCTGCAGCCGTGGTTGCTGACGGCCCTGGCCGTCATGGTCGCGCTCACGCTGGTGGTCGGCAACTTCAGCGCGCTCATGCAGCGGGGCGTCAAGCGCATGCTCGCCTACTCGTCCGTCGCGCACGCCGGCTACCTCGGCCTGGCGCTCTTGGCGACCGATCACGGCGGCGTCGCGGCCGCGGCCTTCTACCTCACGGCCTACGCCTTCATGAACGCGGGCGCGTTCGCGGTGCTGAGCCTGATCAGCGACGCCAACGACCACGGCGACGACCTGGAACGCTTCGCCGGCCTCGCCAAGCGACGCCCGTGGCTGGCGGCCGTGATGACGCTGTTCATGCTCAGCCTGGGCGGCATCCCGCCCCTCGTCGGCTTCGCGGGCAAGGTCCTCGTCTTCCAGGCGGTGATCGACGCGGGCTACGTGTGGCTGGCCGTGCTGGGCATCGCCACGAGCATCGTGGCCCTCGTGTACTACTTCCGGGTCGTGGCGTACATGTACTTCCGCGAGAGCGCCTACGAGCCGCCCGCCTTCCGGTCGGGAGCCACGCAGGTTGCCATCGCCCTCGCGCTCGCGGGCACGTTGCTGCTGGGCGTGTTCCCGGGCTGGTGGCACACGCTGCTGAGCGCCGGTCCGCGGCTGCTGGCGGGCCTCTGA
- a CDS encoding NADH-quinone oxidoreductase subunit M, which translates to MIALAMIVVPLVAAALVMLARRVLPLARVLAVAGAVATLVLAIFLPGTRPLDLTWLPGIGVSFSLDGNGAGSVLTFAAALMMIPAVLVATTRVASGAAGFAALLLVALGGLNGIFLAKDLVLFYVFWEATLIPGLLLLGIWGGERRREATVKYLVYAVTGSFFMLISILAVKALSGAASFHVIDLMLAAPELPVATQTWLFVGLAIGMAVKLPIWPLHSWLVDLNEQNHPSGAADVLGSLYKVGAFGFFAWGLPLLPAGALRVAPILLALSAVTALYGAFGAIGSNHLKRFLAYGSLSHMGIIGVGVFGMHLAGMSGAMYFLAAQMVSTGGLFLIVGMLYHRRRSLYLADYGGLAKAAPALAAFTLFLIFTFIGVPGLSNFPGEFMSLLGAFQTSPWPAAIATLTVIAAGVYGVNLYQRLFQGRSEAVVKDLDALEMYVLLPVIVGVLLFGLMPAPHLQRIESQSQLAELQLERAAAAPGGITLSDVGGAR; encoded by the coding sequence GTGATAGCGCTCGCGATGATCGTCGTCCCGCTCGTGGCGGCAGCGCTCGTCATGCTGGCCCGCCGCGTCCTCCCCTTGGCGCGCGTGCTGGCCGTCGCCGGCGCCGTCGCCACGCTGGTGCTCGCCATCTTCCTGCCGGGCACCCGCCCCCTCGACCTGACCTGGCTGCCCGGCATCGGCGTGAGCTTCTCGCTCGACGGCAACGGCGCGGGCTCCGTCCTGACCTTCGCGGCCGCCCTCATGATGATCCCAGCGGTGCTCGTCGCCACGACGCGCGTGGCGAGCGGCGCCGCCGGCTTCGCCGCGCTGCTGCTCGTGGCCCTGGGCGGCCTCAACGGCATCTTCCTCGCCAAGGACCTCGTCCTCTTCTACGTCTTCTGGGAGGCCACCCTCATCCCCGGCCTGCTGCTGCTCGGCATCTGGGGCGGCGAGCGGCGCCGCGAGGCGACCGTCAAGTACCTCGTGTACGCGGTGACGGGTTCGTTCTTCATGCTGATCAGCATCCTCGCCGTCAAGGCGCTCTCCGGCGCCGCGTCGTTCCACGTCATCGACCTGATGCTCGCCGCCCCCGAACTGCCGGTCGCCACGCAGACGTGGCTGTTCGTCGGCCTCGCCATCGGCATGGCGGTGAAGCTGCCCATCTGGCCGCTCCACTCCTGGCTCGTCGACCTCAACGAGCAGAACCACCCCTCGGGCGCCGCCGACGTGCTCGGCTCGCTCTACAAGGTGGGCGCGTTCGGCTTCTTCGCGTGGGGCCTGCCGCTACTGCCGGCCGGTGCCCTGCGGGTGGCGCCGATCCTACTGGCCCTGTCCGCGGTCACGGCCCTGTACGGCGCCTTCGGCGCCATCGGCAGCAACCACCTCAAGCGCTTCCTCGCCTACGGGTCGCTGTCGCACATGGGGATCATCGGTGTGGGCGTGTTCGGCATGCACCTGGCCGGCATGAGCGGCGCCATGTACTTCCTGGCCGCGCAGATGGTGTCGACCGGCGGACTCTTCCTGATCGTCGGCATGCTCTACCACCGCCGCCGCTCCCTCTACCTCGCCGACTACGGCGGCCTGGCCAAGGCCGCGCCCGCCCTGGCAGCGTTCACGCTCTTCCTGATCTTCACCTTCATCGGCGTGCCGGGGCTCTCCAACTTCCCGGGCGAGTTCATGTCGCTCCTCGGGGCGTTCCAGACGTCGCCCTGGCCGGCGGCCATCGCCACGCTCACGGTCATCGCCGCCGGCGTGTACGGCGTCAACCTCTACCAGCGCCTGTTCCAGGGCCGGTCGGAGGCCGTTGTCAAGGATCTCGACGCGCTCGAGATGTACGTGCTTCTGCCGGTCATCGTCGGCGTGCTGCTCTTCGGCCTGATGCCGGCTCCGCACCTGCAGCGCATCGAGTCGCAGTCGCAGCTGGCCGAACTGCAACTCGAGCGCGCCGCGGCCGCGCCTGGTGGCATCACCCTCAGCGACGTCGGAGGTGCGCGGTGA
- the nuoL gene encoding NADH-quinone oxidoreductase subunit L, producing MVAWASLAPLIALVGALVNAFFGKNLKEPAPGIVGSVAVGAGFVLSLLAFIGVAGGGEAVRVGFGEFLRAGDFTVSLGFHLDQLSVLMMMIITGVGFLIHVYAIGYMHGDDGYSRFFAQLNLFVASMLVLVMADSFVLMFVGWEGVGVCSMLLIGFWYKDLANAGAGRKAFIVNRVGDFGFLLAMFLTFKVFGTLDIATVTAMAPTMLYGSAALTGIGLLYLLAATGKSAQLPLHVWLPDAMAGPTPVSALIHAATMVTAGVYLIARTSAVYAVAPGALATVAWIGVLTALVAAIAAVGQTDIKRILAYSTISQVGFMVAAVGAGAYWAGIFHVLTHAFFKALLFLGAGSVIHALGGEQDIRKMGGLGKRMKVTGTTALIATLAIAGVPFLSGFFSKDAIVVATFTSGVLADVGGGVLFWLLMITAGITAFYMFRWYYLIFGGEERLDRGVAERVHESPAVMTAPLVVLAIGSVLIGYVGLPAFLTDNRVQAWLARATAAGEFSHPSVATEWLLVLGSAAVALVGLGLGYWVYVTSKGALAKRAGDTVLAGASRGAFGFDPLYKALFTDTGSGAAEAVSLLDKEVVDRGLVSLAGLVPLLGGVVRRWQSGHIRAYAFAMFVGAAGLALVAALLGVLK from the coding sequence ATGGTCGCCTGGGCGTCGCTGGCGCCGCTGATCGCGCTGGTGGGTGCGCTCGTGAACGCCTTCTTCGGCAAGAACCTGAAGGAGCCCGCCCCCGGCATCGTCGGCAGCGTGGCGGTCGGCGCCGGCTTCGTGCTGTCGCTCCTCGCCTTCATCGGCGTGGCCGGCGGGGGCGAGGCCGTCAGGGTGGGCTTCGGCGAGTTCCTGCGGGCCGGCGACTTCACCGTCTCGCTGGGCTTCCACCTGGATCAGTTGAGCGTCCTGATGATGATGATCATCACGGGCGTCGGCTTCCTCATCCACGTGTACGCCATCGGCTACATGCACGGCGACGACGGTTACTCGCGCTTCTTCGCGCAGCTCAACCTGTTCGTCGCCTCCATGCTCGTGCTAGTGATGGCCGACTCCTTCGTGCTCATGTTCGTCGGCTGGGAGGGCGTGGGCGTCTGCTCGATGCTCCTCATCGGCTTCTGGTACAAGGACCTCGCCAACGCCGGCGCCGGCCGCAAGGCCTTCATCGTCAACCGCGTCGGCGACTTCGGTTTCCTGCTCGCCATGTTCCTGACCTTCAAGGTGTTCGGCACGCTCGACATCGCGACGGTGACCGCCATGGCGCCCACCATGCTCTACGGCTCCGCCGCCCTCACGGGCATCGGGCTCCTCTACCTACTGGCGGCCACCGGCAAGTCGGCGCAGTTGCCGCTGCACGTCTGGCTGCCGGACGCCATGGCCGGGCCCACCCCGGTGTCGGCGCTCATCCACGCCGCCACCATGGTCACGGCCGGCGTCTACCTGATCGCCAGGACCAGCGCCGTCTACGCGGTGGCGCCGGGCGCCCTCGCCACCGTCGCCTGGATCGGGGTGCTCACCGCGCTCGTCGCCGCCATCGCGGCGGTGGGCCAGACCGACATCAAGCGCATCCTCGCCTACTCGACCATCTCCCAGGTCGGCTTCATGGTGGCGGCCGTGGGGGCCGGCGCGTACTGGGCCGGCATCTTCCACGTGCTCACCCACGCCTTCTTCAAGGCGCTGCTCTTCCTCGGCGCCGGCTCCGTCATCCACGCCCTGGGCGGCGAGCAGGACATCCGCAAGATGGGCGGCCTCGGCAAGCGCATGAAGGTGACAGGCACGACGGCGTTGATAGCGACGCTGGCCATCGCGGGCGTGCCGTTCCTGTCGGGCTTCTTCAGCAAGGACGCCATCGTCGTCGCGACCTTCACGAGCGGCGTGCTGGCCGACGTGGGAGGTGGGGTGCTGTTCTGGCTGCTGATGATCACTGCCGGCATCACCGCCTTCTACATGTTCCGCTGGTACTACCTGATCTTCGGGGGCGAGGAGCGACTGGACCGCGGCGTGGCGGAACGGGTGCACGAGTCGCCCGCCGTGATGACGGCGCCCCTCGTCGTGCTCGCCATCGGCAGCGTCCTCATCGGTTACGTGGGACTGCCCGCCTTCCTCACGGACAACCGCGTCCAGGCGTGGTTGGCGCGCGCCACCGCGGCGGGGGAGTTCTCGCACCCGAGCGTCGCGACCGAGTGGTTGCTCGTGCTGGGTTCCGCCGCGGTCGCCCTGGTGGGGCTCGGGCTCGGGTACTGGGTTTACGTCACCTCCAAGGGCGCCCTCGCCAAGCGCGCGGGCGACACGGTGCTCGCCGGGGCGTCGCGTGGGGCGTTCGGCTTCGACCCCCTCTACAAGGCGCTCTTCACCGACACGGGTAGCGGCGCGGCCGAGGCCGTGAGCCTGCTCGACAAGGAGGTCGTCGACCGCGGGCTCGTGTCCCTTGCCGGACTCGTCCCCCTCCTCGGCGGCGTCGTCCGAAGGTGGCAGTCGGGCCACATCAGGGCCTACGCCTTCGCGATGTTCGTGGGTGCCGCCGGCCTCGCGCTGGTCGCGGCGCTGCTAGGGGTGCTCAAGTGA
- the nuoK gene encoding NADH-quinone oxidoreductase subunit NuoK, with protein sequence MVATEYYVALSAVLFVLGGVGVLTRRSAIMLFLSVELMLNAANLAMVAYARAWSAGGARIALDGQAAVFIVLAVAAAEVAVGLGILVAIFRNRVSTNVDELSEVRA encoded by the coding sequence GTGGTAGCCACCGAGTACTACGTGGCCCTGAGCGCCGTGCTGTTCGTGCTGGGAGGCGTCGGCGTGCTGACGCGGCGCAGCGCCATCATGCTGTTCCTGTCGGTCGAGCTGATGCTCAACGCGGCCAACCTCGCCATGGTCGCCTACGCGCGGGCGTGGAGCGCCGGCGGCGCTCGCATCGCGCTGGACGGCCAGGCCGCCGTCTTCATCGTCCTGGCCGTTGCGGCCGCGGAGGTCGCCGTCGGGCTGGGCATACTGGTCGCCATCTTCCGTAACCGCGTGAGCACCAACGTGGACGAGCTCTCGGAGGTGCGCGCATGA
- a CDS encoding NADH-quinone oxidoreductase subunit J yields the protein MVGFAVLAVLLVAGGVGVVTLRQPVHAALALVGTLLALAVTYVTLQAHFLAAVQVIVYAGAIMVLFLFVIMLLNVGGERLGDRLAWLRPAAWVAAAVAAVAVVAVAVISARPLPAADVVTTTLAGGNAGSIAEVLFTDYLLAFQLVGVLLLTGVVAAVGLVQRAAPETRPQERSLAGRGAPHEPYLGVGGEGAPVSEAAGGGR from the coding sequence ATGGTCGGCTTCGCCGTTCTGGCAGTCCTGCTCGTCGCCGGGGGCGTGGGCGTCGTGACGCTGCGCCAACCGGTGCACGCCGCCCTGGCGTTGGTCGGCACGCTGCTGGCGTTGGCCGTCACGTACGTCACCCTCCAGGCGCACTTCCTGGCCGCCGTGCAGGTGATCGTCTACGCGGGCGCCATCATGGTCCTCTTCCTCTTCGTCATCATGCTCCTGAACGTGGGCGGCGAGCGGCTCGGCGACCGCCTCGCCTGGCTGAGGCCGGCCGCCTGGGTGGCGGCCGCGGTGGCGGCCGTGGCCGTGGTCGCGGTCGCCGTCATCAGCGCCAGGCCGCTCCCGGCGGCCGACGTCGTGACGACGACGCTGGCGGGCGGCAACGCGGGCAGCATCGCCGAGGTGCTCTTCACGGACTACCTGCTGGCCTTCCAGTTGGTGGGCGTGCTGCTCCTGACGGGCGTCGTGGCGGCTGTCGGGTTGGTGCAGCGCGCGGCGCCGGAGACGCGCCCGCAGGAACGGAGCCTGGCCGGTCGCGGCGCTCCGCACGAGCCGTATCTCGGGGTCGGCGGGGAAGGCGCGCCGGTCTCCGAGGCCGCCGGCGGGGGGCGCTGA
- the nuoI gene encoding NADH-quinone oxidoreductase subunit NuoI — protein sequence MSVIDIAKGMGLTLGYLFKRPVTVQYPRDKVDMQARFRGRHHLLRHPDTDLEKCIGCSLCAAACPTYCIYVEAAENDPDNPTSAGERYAKIYEINMLRCIFCGFCEEACPTGAVVLGHEFELADFRYQDFVYRKEDMLVGTKGSKWQRREAEAKGKDVRLGFDADHRVELEGVDY from the coding sequence ATGAGCGTTATCGACATCGCCAAGGGGATGGGCCTCACCCTCGGCTACCTGTTCAAGCGGCCGGTCACGGTGCAGTACCCGCGCGACAAGGTCGACATGCAGGCGCGCTTCCGCGGCCGGCACCACCTGTTGCGGCACCCCGACACTGACCTCGAGAAGTGCATCGGCTGCTCGCTATGCGCCGCGGCGTGCCCCACCTACTGCATCTACGTCGAGGCGGCCGAGAACGACCCTGACAACCCCACCTCGGCCGGCGAACGCTACGCCAAGATCTACGAGATCAACATGCTGCGCTGCATCTTCTGCGGCTTCTGCGAGGAGGCGTGCCCCACCGGCGCCGTCGTGCTCGGTCACGAGTTCGAGCTGGCCGACTTCCGCTACCAGGACTTCGTCTACCGCAAGGAAGACATGCTCGTCGGCACCAAGGGTAGCAAGTGGCAGCGGCGCGAGGCGGAGGCGAAGGGCAAGGACGTGAGGCTCGGCTTCGACGCCGACCACCGCGTCGAGCTGGAAGGCGTGGACTACTGA
- the nuoH gene encoding NADH-quinone oxidoreductase subunit NuoH produces MVHDPLWVTFIKALVLCVVLLGAFAYMTVIERKLLGRFQHRYGPNLTGPGGWLQPIADAIKTVFKEDLVVSAADKFVLVLAPAISIVFALSAFGAIPAGPAGSLFGLNPWVMDLDIGILYIFAATSLGVYGIFLGGWASNSKYSLLGSLRSSAQIISYELGLGLSVLAVIMVAGTLNLREIVEVGIWSVSPWLWPGLALAFVTFVISGTAEVNRTPFDLPEAEQELVAGYLTEYSSIKWALYQMAEYVNMMTASAFISTLFLGGYRGPRFLDAVVPGISEWPIVWLVLKMAIFMFLFIWLKATLPRLRYDQLMRFGWLYVFEFALVAALVTGAVIAYVI; encoded by the coding sequence GTGGTCCACGATCCGCTCTGGGTGACCTTCATCAAGGCGCTCGTCCTATGCGTCGTCCTCCTGGGCGCGTTCGCCTACATGACGGTCATCGAACGGAAGCTCCTCGGACGGTTCCAGCACCGCTACGGCCCGAACCTCACGGGGCCGGGCGGGTGGCTGCAGCCGATAGCCGACGCCATCAAGACCGTCTTCAAGGAAGACCTCGTCGTGAGCGCGGCGGACAAGTTCGTGCTCGTGCTGGCGCCGGCCATCAGCATCGTCTTCGCGCTGTCGGCCTTCGGCGCCATCCCGGCCGGGCCGGCCGGCAGCCTCTTCGGCCTCAACCCGTGGGTCATGGACCTCGACATCGGGATCCTGTACATCTTCGCTGCGACCTCGCTGGGCGTGTACGGCATATTCCTCGGCGGCTGGGCGTCCAACAGCAAGTACTCGCTCCTGGGGTCGCTGCGCTCGAGCGCCCAGATCATCTCCTACGAGCTGGGCCTCGGCCTCAGCGTGCTGGCCGTCATCATGGTGGCCGGCACCCTCAACCTGCGCGAGATCGTCGAGGTGGGGATCTGGTCGGTCAGCCCCTGGCTCTGGCCGGGGCTGGCGCTGGCGTTCGTCACGTTCGTGATCAGTGGGACGGCCGAGGTGAACCGCACCCCGTTCGACCTGCCGGAGGCCGAGCAGGAGTTGGTCGCCGGCTACCTGACCGAGTACTCCTCCATCAAGTGGGCGCTCTACCAGATGGCCGAGTACGTCAACATGATGACCGCGTCCGCCTTCATCAGCACCCTCTTCCTTGGCGGCTACCGCGGACCGCGGTTCCTCGACGCGGTCGTGCCGGGCATCTCGGAGTGGCCGATCGTGTGGCTGGTCCTGAAGATGGCCATCTTCATGTTCCTGTTCATCTGGCTCAAGGCCACGCTGCCGCGGCTGCGCTACGACCAGCTCATGCGCTTCGGCTGGCTTTACGTCTTCGAGTTCGCGCTCGTCGCCGCGCTCGTCACCGGGGCGGTGATCGCCTATGTCATCTGA
- the nuoG gene encoding NADH-quinone oxidoreductase subunit NuoG: MKVRVNEVELDLAPGTSAIDAVFAAGSDVPYFCSQEYMSPIGACRMCLAKVGAPRKDRDGSWILDEETGEPKIFWFPNLMATCTTQVMEGMVIDTESKHVKDIRNGMVEFHLVNHPLDCPVCDKGGACELQDRSYEYGDGLSRFEFDKRHFDKHYPLSELITLDRERCIQCKRCVRYFEEVPGDEILDFIDRTSHTYIDTADAGLPNNFTGNIADICPVGALLDASSRFRGRNWEYDHTRTTSMDDATGTAIIVDARTGRIERIKAGLNPEVNKTWIDDGVRFGHEYASAPGRLTEPLVRRQGELKPATWDEAAAFIAERLKGLSGKDVGIAIRADSTLEEGVAAMALAEALGTGQVDHAPRPAAGVLPAREAATLTDLATADAILVVGDVTEEAGILDLRIKDALKGVTPPALMAHGVPIADLRLKERMPRRREILAVAAPYRVDLMRHAGAAARYPVAGEAAFFAALTRLANDANATLSAEEEAAVGLSAPAARELVDRLAAAKNGVVVLGGFVLAGREATAAARAFIKAVSVKEMPVGPMANSYGLELLGVLPSHERYDYGGMIEGAKALIVSQLDPALDDDLKERLSGKELLVVHDIFLTETAHLADVVLPAASVYERDGTVVNLEGRFLPVRAAPVDAGTSADFTGVVRAIGEALGQRLEGRSVRSARRTLKKRFDLDLAELPDAGTLPRLKTRGPAKVVAREAAAAQAGNVLIVPSMARAEFLHLNRHLAAATGGPRLRLHPDDAAKHGLADGAEVRLKVGATWRRAVVSVTDAVEPGLATIPCLPDQPVGLAQADLANVVVEQARLEVA, from the coding sequence ATGAAGGTACGCGTCAACGAAGTCGAGCTCGACCTGGCGCCCGGCACGAGCGCCATAGACGCCGTGTTCGCGGCGGGGAGCGACGTGCCCTACTTCTGCAGCCAGGAGTACATGTCTCCCATCGGCGCCTGCCGCATGTGCCTGGCCAAGGTGGGCGCGCCCCGCAAGGACAGGGACGGCAGCTGGATCCTGGACGAGGAGACGGGCGAGCCCAAGATCTTCTGGTTCCCCAACCTGATGGCCACCTGCACCACTCAGGTGATGGAGGGCATGGTCATCGACACGGAGTCCAAGCACGTCAAGGACATCCGCAACGGCATGGTCGAGTTCCACCTCGTCAACCACCCCCTCGACTGCCCGGTGTGCGACAAGGGCGGCGCCTGCGAGCTGCAGGACCGCAGCTACGAGTACGGCGACGGCCTGTCGCGCTTCGAGTTCGACAAGCGCCACTTCGACAAGCACTACCCGCTCTCCGAGCTCATCACGCTCGACCGCGAGCGCTGCATCCAGTGCAAGCGCTGCGTGCGCTACTTCGAGGAGGTGCCTGGCGACGAGATCCTCGACTTCATCGACCGCACCTCGCACACCTACATCGACACGGCCGACGCGGGCCTGCCCAACAACTTCACGGGCAACATCGCCGACATCTGCCCGGTCGGGGCCCTGCTCGACGCCTCCAGCCGCTTCCGCGGCCGCAACTGGGAGTACGACCACACGCGCACGACCAGCATGGACGACGCCACCGGCACGGCCATCATCGTCGACGCCCGCACGGGCCGCATCGAGCGCATCAAGGCCGGCCTCAACCCCGAGGTCAACAAGACGTGGATCGACGACGGCGTGCGTTTCGGCCACGAGTACGCCTCGGCCCCCGGCCGGCTCACGGAACCGCTCGTCAGGCGCCAGGGCGAGCTCAAGCCCGCCACCTGGGACGAGGCGGCCGCCTTCATCGCGGAGCGCCTGAAGGGGCTGAGCGGCAAGGACGTCGGCATCGCCATCCGCGCCGACTCCACCCTCGAGGAGGGCGTGGCCGCCATGGCGCTCGCCGAGGCCCTCGGCACCGGGCAGGTCGATCACGCTCCCAGGCCAGCCGCCGGGGTGCTCCCCGCGCGCGAGGCAGCGACGCTGACCGACCTCGCGACCGCCGACGCCATCCTGGTGGTGGGCGACGTGACCGAGGAGGCCGGCATCCTCGACCTGCGCATCAAGGACGCGCTCAAGGGGGTCACGCCCCCCGCGCTCATGGCGCACGGCGTGCCCATCGCCGACCTGCGCCTCAAGGAGCGCATGCCCCGCAGGCGCGAGATCCTCGCGGTGGCGGCGCCCTACCGCGTCGACCTGATGCGTCACGCCGGCGCCGCGGCCCGCTACCCGGTGGCGGGGGAGGCCGCGTTCTTCGCCGCCCTCACCCGGCTGGCCAACGACGCCAACGCCACCTTGAGCGCCGAGGAGGAGGCCGCCGTCGGGCTGTCCGCCCCCGCCGCGCGCGAGCTCGTCGACCGCCTCGCCGCCGCCAAGAACGGCGTCGTGGTGCTGGGCGGCTTCGTGCTGGCGGGGCGCGAGGCCACCGCGGCGGCGCGCGCCTTCATCAAGGCCGTGTCGGTCAAGGAGATGCCGGTCGGACCGATGGCCAACAGCTACGGCCTCGAGCTCCTAGGCGTCCTTCCCAGCCACGAGCGCTACGACTACGGCGGCATGATCGAGGGCGCGAAGGCCCTGATCGTCTCGCAGCTCGACCCGGCGCTCGACGACGACCTGAAGGAGCGCCTCAGCGGCAAGGAGCTCCTGGTCGTGCACGACATCTTCCTCACCGAGACGGCGCATCTCGCCGACGTGGTGCTACCGGCCGCGAGCGTCTACGAGCGCGACGGCACGGTCGTCAACCTCGAGGGGCGCTTCCTGCCGGTACGGGCCGCGCCAGTCGACGCGGGCACGAGCGCCGACTTCACGGGAGTCGTGCGCGCCATCGGCGAGGCGCTCGGCCAGAGGCTCGAGGGACGCAGCGTGCGCTCCGCGAGGCGCACCCTCAAGAAGCGCTTCGACCTCGACCTGGCCGAGTTGCCGGACGCCGGCACACTGCCGCGCCTCAAGACGCGCGGCCCCGCCAAGGTCGTGGCGCGCGAGGCGGCTGCCGCTCAGGCGGGCAACGTCCTGATCGTGCCTAGCATGGCGCGCGCTGAGTTCTTGCATCTCAACCGGCACCTGGCGGCCGCGACCGGTGGCCCCAGGCTGCGCCTCCACCCCGACGACGCCGCCAAGCACGGCCTCGCCGACGGGGCCGAGGTGCGGCTCAAGGTGGGCGCCACCTGGCGGCGCGCCGTGGTGAGCGTCACCGACGCCGTCGAGCCGGGCCTCGCCACCATCCCGTGCCTACCAGATCAACCCGTGGGACTCGCCCAGGCCGACCTCGCCAACGTCGTCGTCGAGCAGGCCAGGTTGGAGGTCGCGTAG